In a genomic window of Nostoc sp. UHCC 0870:
- a CDS encoding alpha/beta fold hydrolase yields the protein MFPSFLPITVEQLTEASSIAFAQSIQTHAIATPLINLPINTTYVRQGSGGTPILLIHGFDSSILEFRRLLPLLAQENETWAVDLLGFGFTDRLSGIQFNPIAIKTHLYYFWKTLINQPVILVGASMGGAAAIDFTLTYPEVVKKLVLIDSAGLKGGSPLSKLMFPPLDALATDFLRSLKVRDRVSRAAYKDSALASVDALCCGALHLEMANWSSALIKFTKSGGYSAFRFKKLAEIQQPTLILWGDADKILGTEDAKRFKRAIPHSQLIWIANCGHIPHLEQPKITAQHILCFGSSDDHE from the coding sequence GTGTTTCCCAGCTTCTTACCTATCACCGTTGAGCAACTTACAGAAGCTAGCTCGATCGCGTTTGCTCAAAGTATTCAAACTCACGCGATCGCTACTCCCTTAATTAATCTACCTATAAACACAACTTATGTACGTCAAGGTAGCGGTGGTACACCAATACTCTTAATTCATGGCTTCGATAGTTCTATTTTAGAATTTCGGCGGCTTTTACCATTGCTAGCCCAAGAAAATGAAACTTGGGCAGTGGATTTATTGGGGTTTGGATTTACAGACAGACTCTCAGGGATACAATTTAACCCCATTGCCATTAAAACCCACCTATATTATTTTTGGAAAACCCTGATTAACCAACCGGTAATTTTAGTTGGTGCATCAATGGGAGGTGCGGCGGCGATTGATTTTACTCTGACTTATCCAGAAGTCGTCAAAAAATTAGTGTTAATTGACAGTGCTGGGTTGAAGGGGGGTTCACCGTTAAGTAAATTGATGTTTCCGCCCTTGGATGCCTTGGCTACGGATTTTTTGCGGAGTTTGAAAGTACGCGATCGCGTTTCTCGTGCTGCTTATAAAGATTCTGCTTTAGCCTCAGTTGATGCTCTATGCTGCGGTGCATTACATCTAGAAATGGCTAATTGGTCGTCAGCTTTAATTAAGTTTACAAAAAGTGGCGGTTATAGTGCTTTTCGATTTAAGAAATTGGCAGAAATTCAGCAACCAACTTTGATTTTGTGGGGTGATGCTGACAAGATTTTAGGAACTGAAGATGCTAAAAGATTTAAACGTGCCATTCCTCATAGTCAATTAATTTGGATTGCTAATTGTGGTCATATTCCCCATTTAGAACAGCCAAAAATTACTGCTCAACATATTCTTTGTTTTGGCAGTTCAGATGATCATGAGTGA
- a CDS encoding carbon dioxide-concentrating mechanism protein CcmK, producing MPMAVGVIETLGFPAVLAAADAMVKSAAVTLVYYGQAESARLLVAVRGHVSEVQTAVAAGIEAGEQAYGGEVITHYIIPNPPENVETILPIHFTPESEPFQMF from the coding sequence ATGCCAATGGCTGTTGGCGTAATTGAAACTTTGGGTTTTCCGGCTGTGCTAGCGGCAGCAGATGCAATGGTGAAATCTGCCGCCGTGACGCTGGTGTATTATGGTCAAGCGGAAAGCGCACGCTTGTTAGTTGCTGTTAGGGGTCATGTTTCTGAAGTCCAAACAGCAGTTGCAGCTGGGATTGAAGCTGGTGAACAAGCTTATGGTGGTGAAGTCATCACCCATTACATCATTCCCAATCCCCCAGAAAATGTGGAAACTATTTTACCAATCCACTTCACCCCAGAATCCGAGCCTTTCCAAATGTTCTAA
- a CDS encoding carbon dioxide-concentrating mechanism protein CcmK has protein sequence MSLQAVGALETKGFPAVLAAADAMVKAGRVTLVGYIRVGSARFTVNIRGDVSEVKTAMAAGVEAVEKVHGGTLESWVIIPRPHENVEAVLPIGYTEAVQQYRDSVENPIVRASNRR, from the coding sequence ATGTCACTACAGGCAGTTGGAGCGTTAGAAACTAAGGGTTTTCCTGCTGTATTAGCCGCAGCAGACGCAATGGTCAAAGCTGGCCGAGTTACCCTAGTTGGGTATATCAGAGTAGGTAGTGCGCGTTTTACAGTCAATATTCGGGGAGACGTTTCTGAAGTTAAAACTGCTATGGCGGCTGGGGTGGAAGCTGTAGAAAAGGTTCATGGGGGAACTCTAGAATCTTGGGTAATTATTCCCCGTCCCCATGAAAACGTTGAAGCCGTGCTACCAATTGGCTACACCGAAGCAGTTCAACAATATCGGGACTCTGTAGAAAACCCCATCGTCCGGGCATCTAACAGACGTTAG